One part of the Dyadobacter sp. 676 genome encodes these proteins:
- a CDS encoding Lrp/AsnC family transcriptional regulator has translation MNGNDIVLDKTDLSILRLMQENARMTNADLARELEMAPSAVLERVKKLEQKQVIVKYTTRINPVALGQTLLAFIAMKSSEGMGSNNTAKELAKIPEVQEVHHIAGEDCYMVKVRTADSASLMELMRNKFSKIQNIISTRTTIVLETVKEEQQLVIPEK, from the coding sequence ATGAACGGAAACGACATCGTTCTCGACAAAACCGACCTCAGCATTCTCCGCCTCATGCAGGAGAACGCGCGCATGACAAACGCCGATCTCGCGCGCGAGCTGGAAATGGCGCCCTCGGCGGTACTGGAAAGGGTCAAGAAGCTGGAACAGAAGCAGGTAATCGTCAAGTACACGACGCGGATCAACCCGGTGGCATTAGGCCAAACGTTGCTCGCGTTTATTGCCATGAAATCGTCGGAGGGCATGGGCAGCAACAATACCGCCAAGGAACTCGCCAAGATACCCGAGGTACAGGAGGTGCACCACATTGCGGGCGAGGATTGCTACATGGTGAAAGTCCGTACGGCGGATTCGGCGTCGCTCATGGAACTGATGCGCAATAAGTTCAGTAAAATACAGAATATCATATCCACACGCACCACGATCGTCCTCGAGACGGTCAAGGAAGAGCAACAATTAGTTATACCTGAAAAATGA
- a CDS encoding glycosyl hydrolase, translated as MSLLAALLFTAAAIAQIDPRATPETAALYRNLKKLSEQYILFGHQHATEYGHGWSGDEERSDVKSVTGSHPAVIGIDFMGLSGRPADEIARTAEALRKNVVATYNRGGITTVAWHLANPASEGGFYWKEGVSKPAMALIKPGGSHHEQYKQILKTIADFAHSVKGRDGTLAPMIFRPFHEFDGDWFWWGKGHTSKEDFIAVWRFTVSYLRDQLNVHNFIYAFSPDNKFSSEYEFLERYPGNEWVDMVGMDNYGDFGRDGKYNPEAGLKKLKIVSDYAQKAGKLAAFTETGLESIPNPTWWTETLLKTLKAEKLQLAYVLVWRNDPKNPTHFYAPFPGQVSEADFVKFYHDPYTLFEKDLKEIYK; from the coding sequence ATGAGCCTGTTAGCCGCTTTACTCTTTACTGCCGCGGCCATCGCGCAAATCGACCCCCGGGCGACGCCGGAAACTGCGGCGCTCTACCGGAACCTGAAAAAGCTTTCGGAGCAATATATTCTTTTCGGGCATCAGCACGCGACGGAATATGGCCACGGATGGTCGGGCGACGAAGAACGCTCGGACGTAAAATCGGTGACCGGCTCGCACCCGGCCGTAATCGGCATCGACTTTATGGGTCTTTCCGGCCGACCGGCGGACGAGATCGCCCGGACGGCCGAGGCATTGCGGAAAAACGTCGTGGCTACGTACAACCGCGGCGGTATTACCACCGTAGCCTGGCATTTAGCGAATCCGGCCTCCGAAGGTGGTTTTTACTGGAAGGAGGGGGTTTCAAAACCCGCCATGGCGCTGATCAAACCCGGTGGTTCGCATCACGAGCAATACAAGCAGATCCTGAAAACCATCGCCGATTTCGCGCATTCGGTGAAAGGCCGGGACGGCACGCTCGCACCGATGATTTTCAGGCCGTTTCACGAATTCGATGGCGACTGGTTCTGGTGGGGCAAGGGGCATACTTCGAAGGAAGATTTCATTGCCGTCTGGCGTTTCACGGTGTCCTACCTGCGGGATCAGCTGAACGTGCACAACTTCATTTACGCATTTTCGCCGGATAATAAATTCAGTTCCGAATATGAATTCCTCGAACGCTACCCCGGTAACGAGTGGGTGGATATGGTGGGAATGGATAACTACGGCGACTTCGGCCGCGACGGCAAATACAATCCCGAAGCCGGTTTGAAAAAGCTCAAAATCGTTTCAGATTATGCACAAAAAGCAGGCAAACTCGCCGCATTCACCGAAACCGGCCTGGAAAGCATTCCCAATCCGACCTGGTGGACCGAAACACTTCTCAAAACACTGAAAGCGGAAAAGCTGCAACTTGCCTACGTGCTCGTCTGGCGTAACGATCCGAAAAACCCCACGCATTTTTACGCTCCCTTTCCCGGCCAGGTCAGCGAGGCGGATTTCGTGAAGTTTTATCACGATCCTTATACGCTTTTCGAGAAGGATTTGAAGGAGATTTATAAATGA
- a CDS encoding IS1595 family transposase, with protein sequence MGISIYYFIMQAGNLIDIYKNETIATEAFKDFRLRRGIVCKKCGGTHHYWLAPKQQFQCKRCRFRTTLQSGTVLEGSKLPISYFFIAVYMILKKGSAFTIQDFQEETGHKYYEPLYDFIRKVRTYLNANDPNTVLIDLVELFNYHLVSRKFQDRVAQD encoded by the coding sequence TTGGGCATCTCAATCTATTATTTCATTATGCAGGCGGGCAATCTGATCGACATTTACAAGAACGAAACCATCGCTACAGAGGCATTCAAGGATTTCAGGTTAAGGCGGGGGATCGTCTGCAAGAAATGCGGCGGAACGCATCATTACTGGCTCGCGCCGAAGCAGCAGTTTCAATGCAAGCGATGCAGGTTCCGGACTACCTTGCAAAGCGGGACCGTGCTCGAAGGCAGCAAACTTCCGATCTCCTACTTCTTTATCGCGGTATATATGATCCTGAAAAAAGGGAGTGCGTTCACAATCCAGGATTTCCAGGAAGAAACCGGTCACAAATACTACGAGCCGCTTTACGACTTTATCCGGAAAGTACGCACTTACCTGAACGCCAACGACCCGAACACCGTGCTGATCGATCTGGTGGAGCTATTCAACTACCATTTGGTCAGCAGGAAGTTTCAGGATCGCGTGGCGCAGGACTAA
- a CDS encoding cysteine desulfurase has product MLAGRATDAYEAAREKVRAFVNAGSGNEIVFVRGTTEAINLVAKTWGDQHLQAGDEIIISHLEHHANIVPWKQLADKKGTVLRVIPVDDDRQILLDAYADLLNSKTKLVSFTQVSNALGTVTPSSDIIRKAHAAGAKVLLDGAQSVFHMRTDVTALDCDWFVFSGHKVFGPTGIGALYGKEDILNATQPWQGRCNMIVDVTFDHIQYHSDPSRFEAGTGNIADAVGLSAALDYVTRLGIENICNYESFLLEYATGLIRHVPGLRLIGTAKHKASVLSFVLDGYKTGEVGAALNKEGIAVRSGHHCAQPILRRFGLETAPRRYVAFLHNLGHVCICRP; this is encoded by the coding sequence CTGCTCGCTGGCCGCGCAACGGATGCCTACGAGGCTGCACGCGAGAAAGTAAGGGCCTTTGTGAATGCCGGTTCGGGGAACGAGATCGTTTTTGTACGGGGAACCACGGAGGCAATCAACCTGGTTGCCAAAACCTGGGGCGACCAGCATCTGCAAGCGGGCGACGAAATCATCATAAGCCATCTTGAACACCACGCCAATATTGTTCCCTGGAAGCAGCTGGCTGATAAAAAGGGAACCGTGTTGCGGGTAATCCCCGTGGACGACGACCGCCAGATTTTGCTCGATGCTTACGCCGATCTTTTAAATTCCAAAACCAAACTTGTTTCGTTTACGCAGGTTTCGAATGCGTTGGGGACCGTAACGCCCTCTTCGGACATCATCCGCAAGGCCCACGCGGCGGGCGCGAAAGTTTTGCTGGACGGCGCTCAATCCGTTTTTCACATGCGTACCGACGTCACCGCGCTCGACTGCGACTGGTTTGTGTTTTCGGGGCATAAAGTTTTCGGCCCGACGGGTATTGGGGCGTTGTACGGGAAGGAGGATATTCTCAATGCAACCCAGCCGTGGCAGGGACGGTGCAATATGATTGTCGACGTTACATTCGACCACATTCAGTACCATAGTGACCCGTCGCGGTTCGAGGCGGGTACCGGTAACATCGCTGACGCGGTTGGGCTCAGTGCGGCATTGGATTATGTGACCCGCCTCGGCATCGAAAACATCTGCAACTACGAAAGTTTCCTGCTCGAATATGCCACCGGGTTGATCAGACACGTTCCCGGATTGCGCCTGATTGGCACAGCAAAACATAAGGCATCGGTGTTATCATTCGTTCTGGACGGATATAAAACGGGAGAGGTAGGCGCGGCGCTTAACAAGGAAGGCATTGCCGTGCGCTCCGGGCACCACTGCGCACAGCCTATTCTCCGGAGGTTCGGCCTGGAAACCGCGCCCCGCCGTTATGTTGCTTTTTTGCATAACTTGGGGCATGTCTGCATTTGTCGACCGTAA
- a CDS encoding UbiA family prenyltransferase, with translation MSAFVDRNTIKLLRIPFSFFLAPLFLFAYSQAETVMHRQALWSFLIIHFLVYPASNGYNSYIDRDEESIGGLEKPPLPTVRLFYLTLFLDALATVLAFVFVNALFALCLVLYIAASRAYSSRQIRLKKYPVAGFLTVVVFQGAFTYYMSMAGISGAALRLDTANIFVLMGCSFQIAGAYPLTQVYQHEQDLRDGIVTLSYKLGYIGTFVFTAAMFLLCNMFYYLYFTTRELGMIFYIVQVFFIPIVIWFGIWFSLVWKDRRQANFRNTMRMNWVAAICMNSCFIVLIIINRIPLSYLSSIETAVPEYGYAQETLTDFYLRSTDDPVVRRKIRIVAGKTGIEKRYSVIPDFDKDPSEFEFFSRNVDLLPEPTLSERMQLYQKHATALSRRAVGQIPGFETISKNITHLITVTCTGLFAPGLDVELMRELKLNPSIERSSVNFMGCNAAILALRNADAICKSNAHAKVLVVCTELCSIHFQKRYNDDYLLSNMIFGDGAAALLVSSQPDERYLHAVKIDGFNSMVLHNGYSDMAWQLSETGFIMNLSSYVPDLIRENIGPMLGAVGLKAEDYRHWAVHPGGKRIVDDFAAALELDKCLLGPTYNVLKNYGNMSSPTVLFVLKEVLEKATPAHLGNRIFAAAFGPGLSIETMQLRYVQA, from the coding sequence ATGTCTGCATTTGTCGACCGTAATACTATCAAGTTGCTGAGAATCCCGTTCTCGTTTTTCCTGGCACCGCTGTTTCTCTTCGCATACAGCCAGGCCGAAACGGTGATGCACAGGCAGGCGTTGTGGAGCTTTCTGATCATCCATTTCCTTGTATACCCTGCCAGCAACGGTTACAACAGCTACATCGACCGCGATGAGGAGAGCATCGGCGGGCTCGAAAAACCGCCCCTTCCCACCGTTCGCCTTTTTTACCTTACGCTTTTTCTCGATGCCCTCGCAACCGTCCTGGCTTTCGTTTTCGTAAATGCGTTATTCGCGCTATGTCTGGTGCTGTATATCGCCGCGTCACGAGCATACAGCTCGCGGCAGATCAGGTTGAAAAAGTATCCGGTTGCCGGGTTTCTGACCGTGGTAGTTTTTCAGGGCGCATTTACCTACTATATGTCGATGGCCGGCATTTCGGGCGCTGCGTTACGGCTCGATACGGCCAATATCTTCGTATTGATGGGGTGTTCTTTCCAGATCGCGGGCGCATACCCGCTCACGCAGGTGTACCAGCATGAGCAGGACCTGCGCGACGGCATTGTTACATTGAGTTATAAACTGGGCTACATCGGCACTTTCGTGTTTACGGCCGCCATGTTTTTACTCTGCAATATGTTTTATTATTTGTACTTTACAACCAGGGAACTTGGAATGATTTTTTACATTGTCCAGGTATTTTTCATCCCCATCGTGATATGGTTCGGGATCTGGTTTTCGCTGGTATGGAAAGACCGCCGGCAAGCCAATTTCCGCAATACGATGCGGATGAATTGGGTGGCGGCGATTTGCATGAATAGTTGTTTCATCGTTTTAATTATTATCAACAGAATTCCATTGAGTTACTTATCCTCTATTGAAACAGCCGTTCCCGAATATGGTTATGCACAGGAAACGCTCACCGATTTCTACCTGCGATCGACCGATGACCCGGTGGTCCGCCGCAAGATCAGGATCGTCGCCGGCAAAACGGGTATTGAAAAGCGCTATTCCGTAATCCCCGATTTCGATAAGGACCCCAGCGAGTTCGAATTTTTTAGCCGCAACGTCGATTTGCTGCCCGAGCCTACGCTCTCGGAAAGGATGCAACTTTACCAAAAGCATGCGACGGCGCTTTCGAGGAGGGCCGTCGGGCAAATCCCCGGTTTTGAAACTATCAGTAAGAACATCACCCATTTGATTACCGTCACCTGCACGGGACTGTTTGCGCCCGGCCTGGACGTCGAACTTATGCGCGAGTTGAAGCTTAATCCGTCCATCGAGCGCAGCAGCGTCAATTTCATGGGCTGCAATGCGGCTATACTGGCATTACGGAATGCTGATGCCATTTGTAAAAGCAATGCCCATGCCAAAGTGCTGGTTGTTTGTACAGAGCTTTGTTCGATCCATTTTCAAAAGAGATACAACGACGATTACCTGCTTTCCAACATGATTTTTGGCGACGGAGCGGCCGCATTACTGGTATCGTCGCAGCCCGACGAGCGTTACCTGCACGCGGTGAAGATCGACGGTTTTAATTCCATGGTGCTGCACAATGGCTACTCGGATATGGCCTGGCAACTCTCGGAGACCGGTTTTATCATGAATCTCTCCTCGTATGTGCCCGATCTGATCCGGGAGAATATCGGGCCGATGCTCGGGGCGGTTGGGCTGAAAGCGGAGGACTACCGGCACTGGGCCGTGCACCCGGGCGGAAAACGTATCGTGGACGACTTCGCGGCGGCATTGGAGTTGGACAAATGTCTGCTTGGGCCCACCTATAACGTGTTGAAAAATTACGGAAACATGTCCTCGCCAACCGTGCTGTTTGTCCTGAAAGAAGTTCTCGAAAAAGCGACACCGGCGCATTTGGGCAACCGCATATTTGCGGCGGCCTTCGGTCCGGGACTAAGTATCGAAACAATGCAGTTGCGTTATGTTCAGGCATAG
- a CDS encoding methyltransferase domain-containing protein has translation MFRHRSLQKELLDADDIPSADLFQNLKELDFINHRLGGYGISFGALKKVLQKGRRYSLVDIGCGGGDTLKRIAGWNKAAGFDVFLYGVDLKPDCIAYAEENLKDTGVTLICDDFRNMYRYIQQIDIIHACLFCHHLTNDELIGLIRFALSNRAILVINDLERNPLAHYSIKILTRLFSKSYLVKNDAPLSVLRGFKKREWLDLLRRAGAGRFTVRNKWAFRHEVIVYGNVD, from the coding sequence ATGTTCAGGCATAGAAGCTTGCAAAAGGAGTTGCTCGATGCGGATGATATCCCGTCGGCAGACCTGTTTCAAAACCTGAAAGAACTGGATTTTATTAATCACCGGCTCGGTGGCTACGGCATTTCCTTTGGCGCGTTGAAGAAGGTGCTGCAAAAAGGCAGACGGTATTCGCTCGTCGACATTGGCTGCGGCGGGGGCGACACGCTGAAACGCATTGCCGGCTGGAACAAAGCGGCCGGTTTTGACGTCTTTCTCTACGGCGTCGACCTTAAACCGGATTGTATTGCCTACGCCGAAGAAAACCTGAAAGACACAGGCGTGACGCTTATTTGTGATGATTTCCGCAATATGTACAGGTATATTCAACAGATCGATATCATCCATGCCTGCCTTTTTTGTCACCACCTTACCAACGACGAGCTGATAGGACTAATCCGGTTTGCATTGAGCAACCGGGCGATTCTGGTGATCAATGATCTGGAAAGAAACCCTTTGGCGCATTATTCGATCAAAATACTTACCCGTCTTTTTTCGAAATCATACCTTGTCAAAAACGACGCGCCGTTGTCCGTTTTACGTGGGTTTAAAAAGCGGGAATGGCTGGACCTGTTGAGGCGGGCCGGTGCCGGCCGTTTTACGGTGCGCAATAAATGGGCATTCAGGCATGAAGTGATCGTTTATGGAAACGTGGACTAA
- a CDS encoding NAD(P)/FAD-dependent oxidoreductase: METWTNYFECAVIGGGVAGLCLAIQLADRGNRVVVFEKGRYPFHKVCGEYISMESRPFLESLGLPLSEMALPEINSLGISSERGFMLRHPLETGGFGISRYSLDSHLFTIALRKGVHAMQECRVTGVEGNPTDGFQLHTTAGVFASKVVCGSYGKYAPQFIQSDENVVSRSGDQNYIGVKYHIKTDLASNRIELHNFSNGYCGISKVDRDWYCLCYLTTARNLLENGKDVKQMEERVLCRNPFLKHYFTNSAFVHAQPLVISNVHFSKKQTDSGGIFLLGDAAGAITPLCGNGMSMGMRASKLLAEQLSLLFDGKQTYVQALKNYRHAWNTTFGARIRAGYHLQKLFGKSLTTDLALKFLDKTPRLTTKLISLTHGPAF, encoded by the coding sequence ATGGAAACGTGGACTAACTATTTTGAATGTGCGGTTATCGGCGGCGGGGTAGCGGGGTTATGCCTGGCGATCCAGCTGGCGGACCGGGGCAACCGCGTAGTCGTGTTTGAAAAAGGCAGGTACCCTTTTCACAAGGTTTGCGGGGAATATATTTCAATGGAGAGCCGGCCGTTTCTGGAAAGTCTCGGACTGCCGCTTTCCGAAATGGCATTGCCGGAAATCAATAGCCTGGGTATTAGTTCGGAGCGCGGATTTATGCTTCGTCACCCGCTGGAAACAGGCGGTTTCGGGATCAGCCGGTATAGTCTGGATAGCCATCTTTTTACTATCGCCTTACGCAAAGGCGTGCATGCGATGCAGGAATGCCGGGTTACCGGTGTGGAGGGTAACCCGACGGACGGTTTTCAGCTCCATACCACGGCAGGGGTTTTCGCTTCAAAGGTCGTTTGCGGGAGTTATGGTAAATATGCGCCGCAATTTATCCAGTCGGATGAAAACGTCGTGTCAAGGAGCGGCGATCAGAATTATATAGGTGTTAAATACCATATCAAAACGGATTTGGCCTCCAATCGTATCGAACTGCATAATTTTTCGAACGGCTACTGCGGCATTTCGAAAGTCGATCGCGACTGGTATTGCCTTTGCTACCTCACCACCGCGCGGAATCTGCTTGAAAATGGAAAGGATGTGAAGCAAATGGAGGAGCGGGTCTTGTGCCGGAACCCTTTTTTGAAACATTACTTTACAAATTCGGCGTTCGTGCATGCGCAGCCGTTGGTGATCAGTAACGTGCATTTCAGCAAAAAACAAACCGATTCGGGCGGCATTTTCCTGCTGGGCGACGCGGCGGGGGCGATTACCCCCCTTTGCGGAAACGGAATGAGCATGGGCATGCGGGCCTCCAAATTGCTGGCGGAGCAGCTTTCCCTGCTTTTCGATGGAAAACAAACGTACGTGCAGGCCCTGAAAAACTATCGTCATGCCTGGAATACGACATTCGGGGCGAGGATCAGGGCCGGTTACCACCTTCAAAAACTCTTCGGGAAAAGCCTGACGACCGACCTGGCATTGAAATTTCTCGACAAAACGCCCCGGCTGACCACGAAGCTCATTTCCCTCACACACGGACCGGCGTTTTAG
- the idi gene encoding isopentenyl-diphosphate Delta-isomerase produces the protein MNDQVVLVTENDEAIGLMPKLEAHEKGVLHRAFSVFIFNSRNEMLLQRRAFGKYHSEGLWSNTCCSHPFPGEAVHEGAVRRLREEMGIEADLKFLYTFRYRADLENGLTEHELDHVFYGVSDETPVIDPAEVSDYKYLTMPEIEADIAQNPHVYTEWFKICMPVIARKLEPGNNETF, from the coding sequence ATGAATGACCAAGTTGTGCTGGTAACCGAAAATGACGAGGCTATCGGCCTGATGCCCAAGCTCGAAGCCCATGAAAAAGGCGTACTGCACCGTGCATTTTCAGTGTTTATTTTTAATTCGAGAAACGAAATGCTGCTACAACGGCGGGCGTTCGGCAAATACCACTCGGAAGGCCTGTGGTCGAACACCTGTTGCAGCCACCCATTTCCCGGTGAAGCGGTGCACGAAGGCGCCGTACGGCGGCTGCGCGAGGAAATGGGGATCGAAGCAGACCTGAAATTCCTGTATACTTTCCGGTACCGCGCCGATCTTGAAAACGGCCTCACCGAACACGAACTCGACCACGTATTCTACGGCGTTTCGGACGAAACGCCCGTCATCGACCCTGCCGAAGTCAGTGATTACAAGTATCTGACAATGCCGGAAATCGAGGCGGATATTGCGCAGAACCCGCACGTCTATACCGAATGGTTTAAGATTTGTATGCCGGTAATCGCCCGAAAACTGGAACCGGGCAACAACGAAACATTCTAA
- a CDS encoding helix-turn-helix domain-containing protein, with amino-acid sequence MGAQDIFWSVNIKFLRLRQKLSQEALAEKLGISRVKLNAIESGRTANPTVEDLINFSEYFRMSIDSLLKMELSKLSDQKLKDLEEGSELFMKGNQIRVLAITVDKEDKENIEYVPVQARAGYRSGYADPEFLATLPRFNLPTVPKNGTFRMFPTVGDSMLPVPEGADIITRYVQDWTALKPETPCIVILKGDQDFVFKQVTINQADGTMLLQSFNKQYFAYTVPISEVIELWEYYSFHSKALPEPQTDMQQLMRMLQEMQNEIRELKRRSTYK; translated from the coding sequence ATGGGTGCGCAGGACATTTTCTGGTCGGTCAATATCAAGTTCCTCCGTTTGCGTCAGAAACTTAGCCAGGAAGCCCTGGCCGAAAAGCTGGGGATCAGCAGGGTGAAGCTCAACGCGATCGAAAGCGGGCGGACGGCCAATCCCACGGTGGAAGATCTGATCAACTTCTCGGAGTACTTCCGGATGAGCATCGATAGCCTCCTTAAAATGGAGCTTAGCAAGCTGTCGGACCAGAAGCTGAAAGATCTGGAAGAGGGGAGCGAGCTTTTCATGAAAGGCAACCAGATCCGCGTACTCGCGATTACGGTGGACAAGGAAGACAAGGAGAATATCGAATATGTTCCGGTACAGGCGCGGGCGGGTTACCGATCGGGATATGCGGACCCGGAGTTTCTGGCGACATTGCCGCGTTTCAATCTGCCTACCGTGCCCAAAAACGGCACTTTCAGGATGTTCCCCACTGTGGGCGACTCCATGCTGCCCGTACCGGAAGGGGCTGATATTATCACGAGATATGTGCAGGACTGGACGGCGCTGAAACCGGAAACCCCCTGCATCGTCATCCTGAAAGGTGACCAGGATTTTGTTTTCAAGCAGGTAACCATTAACCAGGCGGATGGTACGATGTTGCTGCAATCATTCAACAAACAGTATTTTGCATACACGGTTCCTATTAGCGAAGTGATTGAACTTTGGGAGTATTACAGCTTTCATAGCAAGGCCCTGCCCGAGCCGCAAACGGACATGCAGCAGCTCATGCGGATGTTGCAGGAAATGCAGAACGAGATCAGGGAATTGAAGCGCCGCTCGACCTACAAATGA
- a CDS encoding choice-of-anchor A family protein, producing the protein MLALLSLDAVNTFAQSPTSAAKRFNIFVKGDATLQSSETEGPIAAGGNVTTNQYQISFNKEHGALFVGNASIGLAVRGAVKLNSGSLQINGDNYVKIGNCNPSDGSGSNLKVWYKDNNNAASTIRINGSTGDYSAMPNITINANVDTWSPAVGESANPVCESVFGTGADQIDIDGAFVTFIKRSNQLKEMADNLPIRDQNGNIMASAPVGPYLDPNIIGNNPKIVVDPNKINVLTVSAAVWNKIGNSNIEGIPQGPQLGQTSYNGNFGLIINIVDFPTFSGANGTDRIDFPGFGGMSDSQGAYVLYNFPDATRSVTLGGNGQISGTIFAPQADVVKENNGNINGQIIAKSFVHKSDEVHFWPFLPSIPEPIEKKIDVTASSKCLKNAPWLDYNVTPNYDVNSQTAKIEWINPDGKVIQEDSNMPLSGSILFPGAAVDVNGNGIAWPGYKQENGKWVEDADDRNGSLRAPGGHNPGNGYPLVGGKRYVSLVNHCMLHNTASFNSFAGNISIFYCTKCKLQCGTEMESNRGEKFLTL; encoded by the coding sequence TTGTTGGCACTCCTGTCGTTGGATGCCGTTAATACTTTTGCCCAAAGTCCCACTTCCGCCGCAAAACGGTTCAATATATTCGTTAAAGGTGACGCCACTTTGCAGTCCAGCGAAACCGAAGGACCCATCGCCGCAGGTGGAAACGTGACCACCAATCAGTATCAGATCAGCTTCAACAAAGAACACGGCGCGCTGTTTGTGGGCAATGCATCGATAGGACTGGCGGTGCGCGGTGCGGTGAAACTTAACAGCGGAAGCTTGCAGATAAATGGCGATAACTACGTTAAAATCGGTAATTGCAACCCTTCCGATGGTTCCGGATCGAATCTGAAAGTGTGGTACAAGGATAATAACAACGCGGCTTCGACCATCCGTATCAACGGCAGTACCGGCGACTATTCGGCAATGCCCAATATCACGATCAACGCAAACGTCGACACCTGGTCGCCGGCCGTCGGCGAATCGGCCAACCCGGTTTGTGAAAGCGTATTCGGGACCGGAGCCGACCAGATCGATATCGACGGCGCATTTGTGACTTTTATCAAGAGGTCGAATCAGTTGAAAGAAATGGCAGACAACCTGCCTATCCGTGATCAGAACGGTAATATTATGGCGTCGGCCCCCGTGGGGCCTTACCTTGACCCAAACATTATAGGTAATAACCCCAAAATTGTCGTAGATCCGAACAAGATCAACGTCCTGACCGTCTCGGCTGCTGTCTGGAACAAAATCGGAAACTCAAACATCGAGGGCATTCCGCAAGGCCCACAACTCGGACAAACGTCCTACAACGGAAATTTTGGTCTGATCATCAACATTGTCGACTTCCCCACATTCAGCGGGGCAAACGGGACCGACCGTATCGATTTTCCGGGCTTCGGCGGAATGTCGGATTCGCAGGGTGCTTACGTGCTTTATAATTTTCCCGACGCGACCAGGTCTGTCACATTGGGTGGCAATGGTCAGATCAGCGGTACCATTTTCGCTCCGCAGGCCGATGTGGTGAAAGAAAACAACGGTAATATCAACGGGCAGATCATCGCGAAAAGCTTCGTACACAAAAGCGACGAGGTGCATTTCTGGCCGTTCCTGCCATCGATCCCCGAGCCGATCGAAAAGAAAATCGATGTGACCGCCTCTTCCAAATGCCTGAAAAATGCGCCGTGGCTGGATTATAATGTTACGCCAAACTACGATGTGAACAGCCAGACGGCAAAAATCGAATGGATCAACCCGGACGGGAAAGTAATCCAGGAGGACAGCAATATGCCGTTGTCGGGCAGCATCCTGTTTCCCGGAGCCGCCGTGGATGTGAACGGAAACGGTATTGCGTGGCCGGGTTACAAGCAGGAGAACGGCAAATGGGTGGAAGACGCCGATGACCGCAACGGTTCCCTGCGAGCGCCGGGGGGCCACAATCCGGGTAACGGTTACCCCCTCGTCGGTGGTAAGCGTTACGTATCCCTTGTCAACCACTGCATGTTACACAACACCGCCTCCTTCAACAGCTTTGCCGGTAACATTAGCATATTTTACTGTACAAAATGTAAATTGCAGTGCGGAACTGAAATGGAAAGTAACAGAGGCGAAAAATTTCTCACACTTTGA
- a CDS encoding T9SS type A sorting domain-containing protein, whose translation MERSSDARTYNAVARITYDPAQNTYTFNDTPFSSEAVPAKNYYYRLKQVDNDESFEYSAIRGVQAGSFDSRLAVDFFPNPTQDEMNVKSFSPVKKLEIYTLGGKQVYRLIPAADETEIKVNVRAFSPGMYIVSVVNAEGKYASKVLKR comes from the coding sequence GTGGAGCGCTCGTCGGACGCCAGGACTTACAACGCCGTTGCCCGGATAACTTACGACCCCGCCCAGAATACATACACTTTCAACGACACACCTTTTTCATCGGAAGCTGTACCTGCAAAGAACTATTATTATCGTCTGAAGCAGGTAGATAATGACGAGTCGTTCGAATACAGTGCGATCCGCGGTGTACAGGCGGGCAGCTTCGACAGCCGGTTGGCGGTGGATTTCTTCCCGAACCCAACCCAGGACGAGATGAATGTCAAAAGCTTCTCGCCGGTGAAAAAACTTGAAATTTACACACTTGGAGGAAAGCAGGTTTACCGGCTGATACCGGCAGCCGATGAAACGGAAATTAAAGTAAATGTGCGGGCATTTTCACCAGGAATGTATATTGTGAGCGTGGTCAATGCAGAAGGGAAGTACGCCTCCAAGGTGCTCAAAAGATAG